The genomic window ataattatagtcagtacatcaggtgtagtcacaggtgatataattatactcagtacatcaggtatagtcacaggtgatatcattatactcagtacatcaggtatagtcacaggtgatataattatagtcagtacatcaggtatagtcacaggtgatataattatactccgtgcatcaggtatagtcacaggtgatataattatactcagtgcatcaggtatagtcgcaggtgatataattatactcagtacatcaggtatagtcacaggtgatataattatactccgtgcatcaggtatagtcacaggtgatataattatactcagtacatcaggtatagtcacaggtgatatcattatactcagtgcatcaggtatagtcacaggtgatataattatagtcagtacatcaggtatagtcacaggtgatataattatactcagtgcatcaggtatagtcacaggtgatataattatagtcagtacatcaggtgtagtcacaggtgatataattatactcagtacatcaggtatagtcacaggtgatataattatactcagtacatcaggtatagtcacaggtgatatcattatactcagtgcatcaggtatagtcacaggtgatataattatagtcagtacatcaggtatagtcacaggtgatataattatactcagtgcatcaggtatagtcacaggtgatataattatagtcagtacatcaggtgtagtcacaggtgatataattatactcagtacatcaggtatagtcacaggtgatataattatactcagtacatcaggtatagtcacaggtgatataattatagtcagtacatcaggtatagtcacaggtgatataattatagtcagtacatcaggtgtagtcacaggtgatataattatactcagtacatcaggtatagtcacaggtgatatcattatactcagtacatcaggtatagtcacaggtgatataattatactcagtacatcaggtatagtcacaagtgatataattagtcagtacatcaggtatagtcacaggtgTCCTTCGTATGGGATATGCTCAaagcatgacctgttggtgaggcctgaggactggacctactggaattgagaagcactggaatAGAGCAACCTGCGaatgtgcatcaaagggctcatgcacactgagcaaaagacgaggaattggggtatgtgcacactgagcaaaagacgaggaattggggtatgtgcacactgagcaaaagacgaggaattggggtatgtgcacactgagcaattctcaaggaattaggggtatgtgcacactgagcaaaaggcgaggaattgaagcagaaagttttcaggcagaatttaagcccccattgacttctataggattcctctagcagatctacagcagaaaattctgctcagaaattctgcagtgtgaacaacagagcagaaaacccattgaacacaatgggactctgtacatattttatgtgagggatttcaagctgaatttcctcttcaattcctggtcttttcctcagtgtgcacatagcctaatagtgtaacCTGGAGATGTCCATCTAATAGAAGAACCTGCAGAGGTCCCAACCACAAGAGTAACCAATCCTGACTCTTCTGTTTTTCTTGTCCTCTCCAGTTTTATAACTTGTCAGTTAGTTCTTCTACTTTTTGCAGATACATCACTCCAGATGAAAGGTCCTCAGGATGAGCCCCCAAGCTACAACCTTATTGCACCTTATGCCCCCCCGGATACATGCACTCCGTCTGCTCCACCAAGTTGTGAAATAGACAGCGCACTATTGAAAGGCCTCCCCCCTGGCATGGAGCACCTCCTCCAGGTGAGCCATCCTCTTCACACAACCGGATATTCTATGTTCTAGACGTGTTACCCAACTTCTGATCTCCCATCTTCATCTACCCATTAATGTCCATCATCTATCACGTGTCCCAAGATGTCACCTGTCCAGTGTCTTGTGTGTCCTTCTCGTAGTGTCCAGTATCATTGTCCTGGATTTATCAGCTGTAGATCCCTGGGGTTCTCTATGTTCCTCAGATTACTATCCACTCTGCCTGTCCTCCCTGTAGTAGTGCCCCCCCGCCTGTCCTCCCTGTAGTAGTGTCCCCCGCCTGTCCTCCCTGTAGTAGTGTCCCCCGCCTGTCCTCCCTGTAGTAGTGTTCCCCTGCCTGTTCTCCCTATAGTAGTGTACTTCCTGCCAGTAGTAGAGCCttccctgcctgtcctccatgtagtAGTGCCTCCTGCCTGTTCTCCCTGTAGTAGTGCCCCCCGCCTGTCCTCCCTGTAGTAGtgcctcctgcctgtcctccgtGTAGTAGTGCCCCCCGCCTGTCCTCCCTGTAGTAGTGCCTCCTGCCTGTCCTGCGTGTAGTAGTGCCCCCCGCCTGTCCTCCCTGTAGTAGtgcctcctgcctgtcctccgtGTAGTAGTATCCCCCACCTGTCCTCCCTGTAGTAGTGCCCCCCGCCTGTCCTCCCTGTAGTAGtgcctcctgcctgtcctccgtGTAGTAGTGCCCCCCACCTGTCCTCCCTGTAGTAGTGCCCCCTGCCTGTCCTCCCTGTAGTAGTGTCCTTTCTGTATTATTTGCATTTGTCACTAATGATGAGTTTTCTCTTTCAGATTAACCAGTTATCAGTGAAAgagaaatgtaagaaaaaaaaaaatatattttctgtgtCTTTAATTCATCATGTGTCCCATAGTCCTCGGTCCCTGCTGTCACATGGGATAGTACCAtattccctggtgtctggtggtttGGTATAGTAGTCCCAGGTGTCTGTCGATTATAGTCCTTGGTGTCTGGTGGTTTGGTATAGTAGTCCCAGGTGTCTGTCGATTATAGTCCTTGGTGTCTGGTGGTTTGGTATAGTAGTCCCAGGTGTCTGTCGACTATAGTCCTTGGTGTCTGGTGGTTTGGTATGGTAGTCCCAGGTGTCTGTCGATTATAGTCCTTGGTGTCTGGTGGTTTGGTATGGTAGTCCCAGGTGTCTGTCGATTATAGTCCTTGGTGTCTGGTGGTTTGGTATGGTAGTCCCAGGTGTCTGTCGATTATAGTCCTTGGTGTCTGGTGGTTTGGTATGGTAGTCCCAGGTGTCTTTTGATTATAGTCCTTGGTGTCTGGTGGTTTGGTATAAtagtccctggtatctagtggtcTGGTATTATATTTCCTAG from Dendropsophus ebraccatus isolate aDenEbr1 chromosome 1, aDenEbr1.pat, whole genome shotgun sequence includes these protein-coding regions:
- the LOC138771162 gene encoding uncharacterized protein, producing MPRVQLWRMLPTPNSLYFTCDIIILSASGIVTGDIIILSTSGIVTGDIIIVSTSGVVTGDIIILSTSGIVTGDIIIVSTSGIVTGDIIILRASGIVTGDIIILSASGIVAGDIIILSTSGIVTGDIIILRASGIVTGDIIILSTSGIVTGDIIILSASGIVTGDIIIVSTSGIVTGDIIILSASGIVTGDIIIVSTSGVVTGDIIILSTSGIVTGDIIILSTSGIVTGDIIILSASGIVTGDIIIVSTSGIVTGDIIILSASGIVTGDIIIVSTSGVVTGDIIILSTSGIVTGDIIILSTSGIVTGDIIIVSTSGIVTGDIIIVSTSGVVTGDIIILSTSGIVTGDIIILSTSGIVTGDIIILSTSGIVTSDIISQYIRYSHRCPSYGICSKHDLLVRPEDWTYWN